The following nucleotide sequence is from Methylocella sp..
ACTGCGCTGGTGGGGACCGTTGCGCGGTCGTAGTTAGCAGAGGATTCCCCGATCAGGCTACCTGACGGCACGATTCCGATTTCTTCTGACTTGGACCAGGCTTTCGAGCCTGGTTCTTATTACGCCTTGATAGAGTCTTTGGCCGGTTCGTCAAAAACTCAAATGTATCATAGCACAATAAACGCTTCCTGTTTGTCGGGTCGCCGACGTATGCCCGCATTAAAACGCGAGGTGGTCGGGACGGTGGCGCAGGCGCAACAATAAGCGGAATACTTCCCCTCGGACTGATCGCTGGCATCCCGACCGCTCGAATCAGTTGTGTCCGCGGCAACTGGAACTTTACCGAGAACTGTACATTTCAAATCTGCAGCATGACGCTGTTGAGAGGCAGCGCCCATGTTTTTCCCCTGGCACACAGTTATGATGCTTGCGATCGAATCGAATGGCGTGATTGGCCTGCGCCTCATTAAGCTGGCGAGTGGCGGCAGCGATGCGGGGGACGAGTTCGGTCTAATGCTTCGCGAAAAAATCGACGCCGCTGTTGAAGCCCGCGAGACGCTACTGTCCGGCGGGACCGTTGCTCTCGTCGTCGATAGATATCGGGAACATGTTGCGGCTAACTCAGTCCGCCTTCGTCCGGCTTAAGACCGGCGCGGCCCGTTCTCCGTCGCGGCGTTTTCGTTTCTCAAGTCGCCGCCCGGCATCCCTTGAACTCACGGCCGCAAGGGTCGGATTCTCGCATCACTCAGGAGGCAAAATTATAAGCGCGCCGAGGTCCCGGAGCGCTTTCAATTCTTCGTCCTTGGCGTTTAGGGGAGCTCTTACTTTGATAGTATCCCCCGTTCTTTCCTTCAGAGTTTCTTCGACGGCCTTGGTCGCGCTGATGAAATCAAGAGGGCCAAATCTCGATTTCGGCGTCGCTTCGAGGTCATCATATATCTCTACTACCCAGGTTTGTATCGCCATCTGACTCCCCCGCCGCCCCATTACCGAACGTTTACTTTGTTAAGCGCGAAATGGGGCTGAAGCCGGGCAATGGTAACGCATGGACGCAAGGCCGACCCGGCGGAAGGGCGTCACAAAACCGCATGCGACGCTACTTGATCACGCTAAAGTCGTCCCCCATTGTCTACCCTGGCCAAAAGGTTTAGTTGCTTTCGGACTGATCAACTGGAGGGGATGGCAGTGGTTAAACGCATTTCAGCGGCTTTGTTCGCATTTGCCGTCATTTCGGGCGCATCCGCATACGCTCAGACGGCCGGCGAAGACTCCGCAACCCCGCCTGCCGATCCAAACGCAGCTTTGTTGAACCAGGACTACCTGACCGCCACAGGCGCAACAGTGCCTCATCCGGGCGTTCCCCAGGGCTCGGCGGAGACCCCTCTCGATCGGGACATCGCCGACGAAGACAAACGCATAGACAATAGCATCTGCAGCAACTGCCGCTAGCGCGCGTGGCGACGCCCCGCGTCATCTCCGCCGAGCGCGGCGTCATCATGACCGTGCGGGCTACGTCCGCAACAAGTTTCCTCCGCGATGAAATCGCCGCGTAACAAGCGGCGCGTAGATTCTCTCCATAGACAATTTTGGCCGGCAGCATCCTGGCTCATCGGTCAAAAAGACGCGGGACCCCATTCCGCGCGGGAGCCGGCCGTTTCGCCACCCCCTTGGAGCAGATCGACTAATTCCCTTGGTCCAAGGCCCAACGATCGTGATCCGGTAGCTTTTGATGTTGGCTGCCCCCGCCGCTCTCTGGGCCGGCGGCTCCCGTTTAGGAGGATCGGCGTATCGCTGAGTAGGCCGGCGCGATTGCGCCTCGGCCAAGCGCCTTTCGACTGGGCAACGGCCGCACCGTTCGTCAGCTATGTGCGAGCTGTTCCGCGGCCATTTTCGGAGACTGATATGTTGCGCGTCGTTTTCGTTTTACTTTGCATGATAATCACCGCAATCAGCCCTGCGCTGGCGTCCGACAAGGACGATGCCATAGCGCGGGTCCGGCAAGCAATAGATGCATGGAACAAGGGCGACACGGCAGCCGTGACCCCTCACCTGATGCCTTCGCTCGTAATCATAGACGATCTCGCGCCCAACCATTTCCAGGGCGCTAATGCGGTGTCGGATTGGCTCGAAGCTTATGCCGCAGACCTCCGCGAAGAACGCGATCACGGACCCTTCAGAGCAGTTGTCCAAGCCATGGCTGGGCACCTTTTGCGGGACGAGATCGCCGCCGGATCTCATGATCGACGCTGATTCTCGCGGCTCAGCCCCATAGCGCTCGCCTTTGACGCGCGGCGCGCCCTCGCAGTCTAAAAACACCTCGGACGGCGTCTGGCGCTAAAGCGCTTGCCGCTCAGGGCTCGCGGGTGTTGTTACAATCATAACAAACTTGCCATGCGGCGTAACCACGACGTAACGCGGCCGCTCCCACTATGCTTGGCAACGGAGGCGCAAGATGTACAGGCTCGTCATTTTTGATTTTGACGGCACCTTGGCCGACAGTGGCGAGTGGGCGGCCCGCGCGCTGAATCGGCTGGCCGCTCGCTACGGCTTTCGCAGCGTGAGCGATGAAGAGATCGCGATGCTAAGAGGCCAGGACACTCGTGCGGTGCTGCGGTATCTGGGCATTCGCGCTTGGAAGCTGCCGTTCATCGTCAAAGATATGCGCCGTCAAATGGCTGAGGAAACGCCCTTCATCCCCCTCTTTGAGGGAACGGAGGCCATGCTTCGGTCTCTGGTTGAACGCGGCATCGCGGTCGCCCTGGTCAGTTCCAACTCCGAGGATAATGTGCGTCGGATTCTTGGCGGCGACTGCGCTGCCCTCATTGGCTGTTACGAATGCGGCGCTTCGGTCTTCGGCAAGAAGTCCAAATTTCGACGCGTGCTCAGGCAGACAAGAGCCGCCAACTCGGAAGTTATCTGCATTGGCGATGAGGCTCGCGACATCGAAGCTGCGTCTGGCGCGGGATTGGCCTCCGGCGCAGTTACCTGGGGCTACGCCACGGCCGAATTTTTAGAGCGCCAACGCCCCACAATGTTGTTCGGCGAGATGAAGGAAATCGCGGAGAGGCTCTCCACCTGCGACAAACATTGGCGGGACGGCGCGCTTAATGAGGGAGCGGCTCACATAGGTAATTCCAACAAAAGCAATTCATTCAATCCAGGCCTCCGAGCGGAGGCGGCTCAATAGGGCGTGCCTTTGGCGCGCTCCGCGCCGAGGGCGCGCGCATACCATTCGAGCTCTCCGAGAAAACGCGCCGCCCGCGGCGCAAACGCCGGGTCTCGAGCATGCCCCTCATCATCAAACGCATTGCCGACGTTGGGCGCCGGCAGGATGCTTGGGATGCTTGGCATTCCAAGCTCGCTCAGCGTCATCCGCAATTGCATCGCCGCCCGGACGCCGCCGTAGGGGCCAGCCGAATAGCAAAGAATCGCGGATGGACGCCAAAAATACTCCTCCAGAAAGTGATCGAGCAGGTTTTTCAAGGCGGGAGGGATGCCGTTGTTATATTCGCCGCTGACAATTACAAAGGCGTCGGCTTTTCGGTAGATTCCCGCGAGCTCCTTTAAATTGGACGGCGCGTCGTCGCCATACTCCTTGTACATGCGGTCGAGCAAAGGCAATTGATAGACCATCGGGTCGATCAAAGTCGCCACATGGCCGCGGGCGGTAATCTGCGTTTCAATAAAGCGCGCGGCTTTGATGCCCTGACGCGCCGTTCTGACGGATCCGTAGAGAATGGCGATGTTCAGCGGCATTGAGTCCTCATGGCGAATGGCGCTCGCCGATTAGATAGCGCGGTATCCGTTCCGTCGACTCGCAAGACGCCGAATCCGAATAAAGGCAGAGTTTCGCATCCGCCTTCAAGCGTCAAGCAATGACGAGACGAGCCACCCGCATTCGCTTCAATTCCGGAATGCATGAGCCGCATTGGAACGAGCTCTGAGGCCGATTGCGCCGACATCACTGAAGCCAGCTTTTATCGCCGCCTCAATCACGCCTTGGGTTCCAACGCGTCCGGCGCGGCGGCTGCGCGGTATGGAGGGAGGCCAGGGTTTGAATGCCATCCTCGGCGCCGTCTGCCACATCCCCACAAAAAAACGCCGCGCATCGCATACGACCCGAAGGACGCAGGATGACTGCGGCGTTACTAAAGTCGGGGGCCTGTCATTGGACCTAGCTAACCAAAGCAATTCCGGCGCCAATCCGAGCAACATGGGGACATCGCAACGCCAGCGCCCCTTCAAGAAAGGCCGTCTCCGGCTCAATAATCTTACGTTTTCAGAGACGTAGGAATTTTTGCGATGCGTCGCCGAGGCCCGCTCGCTTCTCGCCCAGATGGCGAGACGGAAAGATCTTCAAGTGCGGCGCCGCTCTGCTAGAGATCGATAGGCAACGGGCTTAGCCGCGACGGCGCTATTTTTAGGCGCATTGCTCAACCGACGCGCATGGTCCCCATAGCCTATTTCCTGGACATTCGAGCGCTGCAACTCGGCCAATTTGCTTGCTCGACGGCATGAATTATGCGATGAGTTATATGTTCTCATTCAAGATGCGGTAATCAGGACATGTTCTCCAACAAGCTTATTCTAGCCGTAGTGGGACTGTGCTTGGGCGCTGTCGCTTTACCAGGCGCAGGCAATGCCAACTCACTTGGAACGGTTGACGGAATGCCTTTCTGGGGCATCCCCTACCCTTACGGATTTGTCTATCGTCGGCCGCCGGCTGAATGCTACGAAATTCATCCGGTATATACGCCCGACGGCCCCCGCCTCGAACAGACATGGGTCTGCGGATCGCCTGTTTCAGCTCGGTATTGAATTGAGCGATTCAAGCATCAAGAAGGATTCAATTCTTCTTGATGCTTGAATTTGTCTCGGAGACATTGCATCTCCGATGCGCTTTTGCTGAGATTTATCGCCGCCGACCCGAGCGGGTAGCGCACTGCTTTAGTATATTGGATGTAAATAAATTATTTAATTTGAGTTTGCCCTAATAAATAAATGCCAGTCACATGAATTGGCATTAAATAAATCAGATTCTTTGGAGTTATCTCTGAACGCATGTGTTTCTGATAATTATTCCATAGAACTGTTATGTACTTCGACTGCGCATCAAACCGTTCTTCAACATGTGTTCATGCGTATTAGCTCCGCTCCGGCTTCAACGAAATTCTTAGGGAAGGATTGGGGGCAATAGCGCTCTTCGTCCTGCCGACAAAAGCAATATGCAATATACATTGATCATACGCGGCCAGGCTGCGGCAAGCTTAAGCGCTTAAGTGCTAAATCGCACATCTCAATCGAGATAAAAGCTTGGGTGTCTTGATGCTAGAATCGTAAATGTGATATCGGACATTATTTATCCGATCAAGCCGTTAAGTGAGTTGACCAAAATGCTGCAGATCAACAAACGGGCTTCCATTTCCAACCACGATTCTCAAAAAAACGTGGCTCCGTTCCTTGATGTGCTTAATAATTCAGCCAGAATTATCAGACGGCAACTTCCGATCGTATCGGTAATTATATTTTGTTGTCTGGCTCTCGCCGCACTTTATCTGTTCATAACCCCGCCCAAATTCACGGCGACCGGGTCGAT
It contains:
- a CDS encoding HAD hydrolase-like protein → MYRLVIFDFDGTLADSGEWAARALNRLAARYGFRSVSDEEIAMLRGQDTRAVLRYLGIRAWKLPFIVKDMRRQMAEETPFIPLFEGTEAMLRSLVERGIAVALVSSNSEDNVRRILGGDCAALIGCYECGASVFGKKSKFRRVLRQTRAANSEVICIGDEARDIEAASGAGLASGAVTWGYATAEFLERQRPTMLFGEMKEIAERLSTCDKHWRDGALNEGAAHIGNSNKSNSFNPGLRAEAAQ
- a CDS encoding NADPH-dependent FMN reductase, with the protein product MPLNIAILYGSVRTARQGIKAARFIETQITARGHVATLIDPMVYQLPLLDRMYKEYGDDAPSNLKELAGIYRKADAFVIVSGEYNNGIPPALKNLLDHFLEEYFWRPSAILCYSAGPYGGVRAAMQLRMTLSELGMPSIPSILPAPNVGNAFDDEGHARDPAFAPRAARFLGELEWYARALGAERAKGTPY